A genomic region of Mesobacillus jeotgali contains the following coding sequences:
- a CDS encoding dihydrolipoamide acetyltransferase family protein, with product MAIEQIKMPQLGESVTEGTISKWLVSVGDKVNKYDPLAEVMTDKVNAEVPSSFSGTIKELIAGEGDTLAVGEIICTIEIEGGASEEAPAADAASSDSASATSASATSAPATEEGSKARYSPAVLKLAQENNIDLSQVKGSGAGGRITRKDLKQVIESGNIPQASAQTEAPKEAAQEQSAPAQAVAQTQPAAQAQPAAPAPSVPVAPGDIEIPVTGVRKAIAANMLRSKHEAPHAWTMVEVDVTNLVEYRNGLKDDFKKKEGFNLTFFAFFVKAVAQALKEFPQINSMWAGDKIIQKKDINISIAVATDDALFVPVIKNADEKTIKGIGREINELAQKVRTGKLRSEDMQGGTFTVNNTGSFGSVQSMGIINYPQAAILQVESIVKRPVVMNNGMIAVRDMVNLCLSLDHRVLDGLVCGRFLARVKEILENTSKESTSIY from the coding sequence ATTAGGTGAGAGTGTAACTGAGGGGACAATCAGCAAGTGGCTGGTTTCCGTTGGCGACAAAGTAAATAAATACGATCCACTTGCAGAAGTCATGACCGACAAAGTAAATGCTGAGGTACCATCTTCATTTTCGGGTACAATCAAAGAATTGATTGCAGGTGAAGGGGATACATTAGCAGTTGGTGAGATTATCTGCACGATTGAAATTGAAGGCGGAGCTTCTGAAGAAGCACCAGCAGCTGATGCAGCTTCATCAGATTCTGCATCTGCAACAAGTGCAAGTGCAACTTCAGCACCTGCAACGGAAGAAGGAAGCAAGGCTAGATATTCACCTGCAGTATTGAAGCTTGCTCAGGAAAATAATATTGATTTATCCCAGGTCAAGGGAAGTGGAGCTGGCGGAAGGATTACTCGTAAGGATCTTAAGCAAGTGATAGAATCCGGTAATATTCCTCAAGCTTCTGCACAGACTGAAGCACCAAAAGAAGCTGCTCAGGAACAATCTGCACCAGCACAGGCTGTGGCACAAACGCAGCCTGCGGCACAGGCACAGCCAGCTGCGCCTGCTCCGTCTGTACCAGTTGCTCCGGGTGACATTGAAATCCCTGTGACTGGCGTGCGCAAGGCGATTGCAGCGAACATGCTGCGCAGCAAGCATGAAGCTCCGCACGCATGGACGATGGTAGAAGTGGATGTTACGAATCTTGTAGAGTACAGGAATGGCTTAAAGGATGATTTCAAGAAAAAAGAAGGCTTCAATCTTACTTTCTTTGCTTTCTTCGTAAAGGCAGTAGCCCAGGCTTTGAAGGAATTCCCGCAAATCAATTCAATGTGGGCTGGCGATAAGATCATCCAGAAAAAAGATATCAATATTTCAATTGCAGTCGCGACTGATGATGCACTATTCGTACCTGTCATCAAGAATGCAGACGAAAAAACAATCAAAGGCATTGGCCGGGAAATCAATGAACTTGCCCAAAAGGTCCGCACTGGCAAGCTTCGTTCCGAGGATATGCAAGGCGGAACGTTCACTGTCAACAACACAGGTTCTTTCGGTTCCGTTCAATCAATGGGAATCATCAATTACCCTCAGGCAGCGATTCTCCAGGTAGAATCGATCGTTAAGCGCCCTGTAGTCATGAACAACGGCATGATCGCTGTTCGTGATATGGTGAACCTATGTCTATCTCTTGATCACCGTGTACTGGATGGCCTGGTTTGCGGCCGTTTCCTTGCAAGGGTTAAAGAGATCCTTGAGAATACATCAAAAGAATCTACGTCTATCTATTAA